One window from the genome of Pseudomonas sp. L5B5 encodes:
- the glsB gene encoding glutaminase B — translation MQALLNQILDEVRPLIGQGRVASYIPALADVPANQLGIAVYGNDGQVFSAGDADTAFSVQSISKVFSLVQAIGHSGEAIWERLGHEPSGQPFNSLVQLEFERGRPRNPFINAGALVICDINQSRFAAPALSMRDFVRRLSGNAQVMVDGRVAESEYQHRARNAAMAYLMQSFGNFHNDVEAVLRSYFSHCALRMSCVDLARAFCFLANDGFCKHSGDQVLSRRQTQQVNSIMATSGLYDEAGNFAYRVGLPGKSGVGGGIVAVVPGQFTVCVWSPELNGAGNSLVGMAALELLSQRIGWSVF, via the coding sequence ATGCAAGCGCTGTTGAACCAGATTCTCGATGAAGTCCGCCCCTTGATCGGCCAAGGCCGTGTTGCCAGCTACATTCCGGCCCTGGCAGACGTGCCGGCCAACCAGCTGGGGATTGCCGTCTATGGCAACGATGGCCAGGTGTTCAGCGCCGGTGACGCCGACACGGCGTTTTCGGTCCAGAGTATTTCCAAGGTCTTCAGCCTGGTGCAGGCCATCGGCCATTCCGGCGAGGCGATCTGGGAGCGGTTGGGGCACGAGCCCTCCGGACAGCCGTTCAATTCCCTGGTGCAACTGGAGTTCGAACGGGGGCGGCCACGCAATCCGTTCATCAATGCCGGGGCCCTGGTGATCTGCGACATCAACCAGTCGCGCTTTGCCGCGCCGGCCTTGTCCATGCGTGACTTTGTCCGACGCTTGTCCGGCAATGCCCAGGTAATGGTGGATGGCCGCGTGGCCGAGTCGGAATACCAGCATCGTGCGCGCAACGCCGCCATGGCCTACCTGATGCAGTCCTTCGGCAATTTCCACAACGATGTGGAGGCGGTGCTGCGCAGTTACTTCAGCCATTGCGCCTTGCGCATGAGCTGCGTCGACCTGGCCCGGGCGTTCTGCTTCCTGGCCAACGACGGTTTCTGCAAGCACAGCGGCGATCAGGTCCTGAGCCGCCGGCAGACCCAGCAAGTCAATTCGATCATGGCCACCAGTGGTTTGTATGACGAGGCGGGCAACTTTGCCTATCGAGTCGGTCTACCGGGCAAGAGCGGGGTGGGAGGCGGGATCGTCGCGGTGGTGCCGGGGCAATTCACGGTGTGCGTGTGGTCGCCTGAGCTCAACGGCGCCGGCAATTCCCTGGTGGGCATGGCGGCCCTGGAACTGCTCAGCCAGCGTATCGGCTGGTCGGTGTTCTAG
- a CDS encoding LEA type 2 family protein, producing the protein MRRLIALTLVLLSLSACALLPQRDPLAINVVGIEPLPSQELEMRFAIKLRLQNPNETAIDYNGVALDLEVNGRPLASGVSDQQGHIGRYAEDILVIPVSVSAFSVLRQTLGLSQTQSLDNLPYVLRGKLAGGLFGTQRFIERGQISLTSPAGAW; encoded by the coding sequence ATGCGTAGATTGATCGCCTTGACCCTGGTACTGCTCAGCCTGAGCGCTTGTGCGCTGTTGCCCCAGCGCGATCCTCTGGCGATCAACGTGGTGGGTATCGAGCCGCTGCCGAGCCAGGAGCTGGAGATGCGCTTCGCGATCAAGCTGCGCCTGCAGAACCCCAACGAGACGGCCATCGACTACAACGGCGTGGCCCTGGACCTGGAAGTCAATGGCCGGCCACTGGCGTCCGGGGTCAGCGACCAGCAGGGCCATATCGGCCGCTACGCCGAGGACATCCTGGTGATCCCGGTGAGTGTCTCGGCCTTCTCCGTGCTGCGTCAGACCCTGGGCCTGAGCCAGACCCAGAGCCTGGACAACCTGCCCTACGTGCTGCGTGGCAAGCTGGCCGGCGGCCTGTTCGGCACCCAGCGTTTCATCGAGCGCGGGCAGATCAGCCTGACAAGCCCGGCAGGCGCCTGGTAG